tgtgaggaatttacattgtgtagcgacaggcatacgttttccctaccgacaaACACCACTAGGCTACTCTTGACTTCTGATTGCGAAATTGCAAGGAAGTTGCTCTTTTCTCCGCAACacaatttatatataatatgataATGAGAGAGCACTTAAAGACACGTCTACAGGTGATCAGCATTTAGGCAAATTACATTACCAAatgaaataaagacataaaagaaataaagaaaaacaagtgaagtctttcTAATGTAGGTATACGTGGTGAGTTTTTAATACATTAGCAAACTAACTAGGTGACGACCAAAATAACAGTGAAAAATATACACCTATTTCACTGGTTTAATTAGAAATCTACAGTCCCTACAAATAGGACAGTCAGACATGAAAATTATGATTTTCAATTACCTTTATTTTCAACACTCACACTTCATACAGTTCGTTACGGACGTCTTGTAGTAACAGTTTTTATACCTGACATGTTTCCAACAGTTTTCGACCGCCATTGCCAAACACCGTATGTTTCCTTTGGGATTATTTCGGTAAAgacagggctgtagtggtaaaattagaggtgggtaaactatgaattttgtgatcagacagacctcgacgcgaagcaacgcaacGCAAAGCGCCGCGACTCTgtaagggctgaaacacaccaaacgcgtttttaaaacggcagacgcttcaaaaacgccttggcaaagtgcggcgggcaaaacattcgcaggatcaccaggctgttttgcccggcgcctaggaagcggagctgcgtgcgcaacctgcctgggccgagtgtgacattgatgagcggtgcgcctccgcaccttgcgctggaaagttgagaatagttcaacttttaagcgcatctaaaaaacgccacaaagacgcaacgcgtggcggagaaaaggcgcacacgcaaggcgcgccgtaccataggaaacaatgcatttgctagcgtcccgtttttaaaaacgcgtttggtgtgtttcggccctaagGCTGTactggctatattccattatgttgtcagttaaagtcatattaaatcaatgacagtgaataaatgtgtttgtagtttattcaatttcaagaaaacagtaaagaaaagtatgtgtaggcctcacaacaatgaagggggtggagggggagagaaaagtaAGGACCTCTATACTATATATAGAGTCTATAGGACCTAAAACAAAtgtaaggcctctggaaacaggccctgggtgttacagctgaaaagtataatataaaaataaaccatgctgcaattaaacacttcccctgtttttttaaccattggagaaacccgcaatatcaacacaacacaacaacacaattgctatattaagacgtacgtgtgcctcatctcagattgcgcaatccctcacaaactgggttgagcgcatgcgtagaaccttcttagtattgctgatctgacataaaaaaaaaaaaatcacggagtgaaggcaaacagtacctctgcctcaccggtcgggtttatgcttgttctgctttttcttttctgctacacttatatttgacctgaccgcgaaaatggaagattctatagctaagctaaaacatttcacttagcaattcacttagctatgtctaactggtttgcaaagaatctgtctacaattttcaatgaattagcctaatctacacagatatgcgtgaggataatacctcatgcatcttcaattgctgaaataattgacgttttattaggcctatttagatggcacctggaaggctggcttgttacctgcatcatcttatttgcaagcacgttattaatagagtttgtccctgtcttaatgcgATGTTGTCCGAACCAATACAACGtttaaaaacgtgaattgatcttcttcagtgTTACTTTGTAAttgaggccttttgcgggcatctgtgggAGCATCTCTTCaaaaaatcgcctgatatccatggctaattaatcAATTCCgaacaggtaggcaggcaggctaatccacaacgtgtatgtgttcacatacttcctggatcctgattggtgtcgccGCCGCAGCCAAGGCACCGATTGGgggtcacagaccataatacagcgcaaatgaaaatgattcagactacagcgtttatatgttcaacaatttgaaatgtaggtgttttaaaatgacaccaaatttatttctgattattccaacggcagaatacaaggcccatggaactttgaggtgcgtaaacgccacttacaggtgcgtacgtaaacgatatttagaggtgcgtaaacgctatttccaaaattccagaggtgcgtaaacggcgtttacgtgcgtttaccctccactacagccctgggTAAAGATATATAGAAACTCGAGAATGTCAAAAAAAACTCAACACCCTTCTTTTTAGTTGATTCACCTAGCTATTGTCGTACAGTTCGCGATTGATTGGTAATGTATTAATCGATACTTGTACCTAACTGTTTACGGGTTCCTTTGTCAGACACTGGCAAGGTAACCTAGCAGGTATGATACCCACAGTAACCCTAGCTTCGCTAGCTAGGTTAGCATTTAAGCCAGGTACATTATATCTGTGTGGCCAAACTATGTATGGCTTTCAACATGCGACATGCTGCGCAGTGTTTCGATGTTTGTAGTCTCCCCGAATCGTCTCATCACCGAAAATGTCAGATACTTTGCCACCTGAACACAGTAGTTGGTGAAAATGGTACCAAAACACATAAGTAGTTTTCCATTTCACCCATGACATAATTGATACGCTATTTGCTACCACAGTCTACCATGTGCTACCACAAACTTGTATTAcagtacattttttattttactattagttattgttgttgataTCTTATTTTGTATAATGTCTACATTACATTTTATcataagtatgtatgtatgtatacgaAAAAAGTTATATGGTGTGTAGCCTAAGCTACTATCCATGGTGGGGCTTGGAACGTATGCCCGCGGATACGGGTGGCTTTGTTGTTGTAAATTCGGAGGTTCTGTTTTGTCTACGTACAGGCTTTCAACAAACCACAATCAGGCCTATTTCAGATGAACCAACTTGCTCAAATGTGGAttgccattttcttttcatcagTAAACAGTAAGTCCTATTATCACAGACACAACTACTCAATATTGGCGTAACTCAATTTTAAGAAACCCAGAATTCTTACATATTGAAAAATCAATTCAGTATCCTTCCTCTACAGCACTCCAGACCTACAGCTCACCAATGACCAATGATTTGGCAGTAAGTTTCCTTACCACAGGGTCACTGTATGTGGCTTTGGGTCAAACTCTGGTTCTTGAGGCCACCGTAGACAAGAGTCCAGATGTGAATGTTGTCCTGGTGACTTGGGAGAGGAACAATCCGACTGGATCACTGAGACTGGCTGAATATCCAGGGAGAATCTTTAATCCCAGAGTCACCTTggaaagagagggtgaatgGATAAGGCTCTCTGATGTCCAGGAGTCTGACTACGGCAATTACACTGTTTCAGTCACAGATAGCTATGGGACACAGAAACATGATATGAAAATTGTGCTAAAGGCTGGTGGGTATGACCCATTTTTCATCAATAGTTATCAAACCTGTTACGAAGTTTAGAAATATTTCTACAGGTCAGTAATCCCTTGACTGGTGTATATTTTCACTCTACCTGTTTTTTAGAGAAGCCTCCAGAGGCCTCTGTTGTTCTCCTGTGTGATGTGTCTCGTGAGGAAGCTCAGTGGGACAGTCCTGTATTCACATGGCTGGTAGACGGTGtggagctgaccaatcagacgGCCAATATGTCTGACGGAGGAAGCAAACTCCACCTGCAGGGAATGAAGGGCCATAACTACACCTGCATTAGCAACAGCAGCCTGGGAACCAGCGTGTCTCATTTCATCATaccaggtttaaaaaaaaaaaaaaaaaactttgtctTGAGAATCTCAGATCACATCAGTGTATAAGATTTCATCATATACATATCATACATTTCATCATACCAGGTAAAAGGTGCCTGGATGTTTTGACCTCAGTAGTATTTGACATATGTCTTTGAcatatatttaataataataataataatatttgacACATTTCTCCCTTCATTCCTTTATTCCTATCCAGAGTGTACCGAGTGCCCAAGCTGCTCAAATGATGTTGCTATAGCCATGACCATTGAGGCAATGATTGTTCTGGTGATTTCAGTGCTGTCATGTTATGTTTTGATGTAAGTCTCCACAGCTTTACATGAATGTTTCCTTGACATTCATTTTGTTGTCTTAAAGTAATGTTTAACCTTTCTATTTTCTTAGGAAGCAGAAGAAGTTGAGCTTCTGAGTGTCTGAATTTCAGCACGCCAACAAAGTATACTGAAAAAACATACTCTATTTCCAGTGTTAGGTGACTACTTGCCAATCATTTTAGTTGTATTTTATTATAGTTCTATAATTACTAGATTGAATGTTAAGTTGTCAATTGCAAATttgatttacatttatttattatttatagaaTAATGTTTTTATGGTTTATGCAAAGTTCTAACTTCCCCACTGGTTTTCATTATGTTTGAATGTGGGACTGTGGGAAATTTCAAAAGGGGCATGCTCAACAATGACTATTATTGTTACTCTAGTTACACGAGTAGattgtttgaaatgtgcatTATGATGGTTGTCAGTACGAGAATTGCTTTTTAGGACTTTCACAGAAAATTCAAAGAAAGGAAAGTGTTTTGTGCATACAGCATGCCATTCTCCTGAGAAACCATTAAGATATTGTTTATGCTCTGAATGTGCTTTCACTTTCTGTATTGTTACACTGTTCTAGCTACTGTTAACTTTGTCTCGCATGTAGAAAACACTGCATATATGTGTAAACAATAATAAAGCAGTAGCTTTGTGCCATTCTTGGAACCAGCATGAAGACCATTTTTGTGCCACCGAGTACACGTGGATTTGTGAATTGAACACAGAGAGATCGGGTTACCTTAAGTAGACACAGCTTACCAGAGCCCCTCGCCGAACAGAATAGCAGGAGGAAGTTGGTCAGGTGACGCCTTGTGGACTTGACAGGCAGGAAGTGTTTGCTGAAGCAGGCATCTGGACTGCACAGACATGCTTACTCGCTGGCTGCTCATTCATATCACTGACCTATCTGTACCGGAGGGTTTCCGAGGCGTTTTCATTCACGGCCTGACTTCTGCTGTGTTTTAAAGGGCGAGCCTGATAAGTTTGCTAATGGCATTGTAAGGTTTTTATGACCGCCCCTTGCGACCCGGGTGGATCGTCTAGCCACTCCTTGCTagtggagtgtgcgtgtgtgtgtgtgacagagacaaactcctctttgaaaaacacacagagcagcattGGTGTGCCTCAACAGAAAGGTAGGTTATTCCCACACAGTTGCTactgatatgtccagtaacaataTATGCATGCTGATCCATAGATACATCTTTCTCCCGCTGTGCCACAGCTGGTGAGTTTCAGTGAAGTTTGTGTTAGACTGCTGTGCTAGATCTGTgtgctcttctcttttcctcccagGCTTATAAAATGGAACTGAAGACACAATCATCTCTTTGGACTTGCTTCCTAATGCTGGGCTtgcgtgagtttttttttctttctcctcctctctctttaaccTTGACTTCCAACTTCTTTGTACTGTCTTTTGACTTCAGGAAATGTGTAGAAGTGAACTTGGattaaaatagtaaaataacCTTTGAGCACCTACAAGTGGGTATGACTCATGCTAGTCATCATTCCTTTGTTTGAAAAGtaccttattttttttattttttttgtccacTGATCTTTGTTGCTACAAGACAATAAATGTGATCTAACTGTTAGAAAAGTAGAAATtggacacagacatacaccatTGTTATGGTTTTCACCTGATATCACCAGCATGTGTGAAGTTCATGTGGTTACATATGGGTGGCAGGATTTCTGCAAGGTTTTCTGAACACAAAGGAACAAATAAGCTTGTCGCACTCACTGCAGGAACACTGGAGCCCAGACCGCAGACATTGTAAgcagtgtgaatgtgcatgtctgtttatgtttgcATTGTGTGAAGCAGTGGTCACTTGAGGTGAACCAGACAATTAGAGGTTGCTCGAGGTCCTTGGCAGCTCCGCTATCAAGGACGAGAAACACGCACTGCTAGAAGAATGTTTTGATATCATGTCCTGCCTGCCCTATCTTGTTACTTTTCTACCGAGGGGACACCCCAGCATTTGACACTTGCATTTGAACAGATGCAGTCTCTGCATGTCAGTGACTTTCCACTTCACAAGTGGCCATACTATAGTAGAACAATAGATAAACAAACAAGGAATATTTAGATGTGACCAAACCCATAACTGCTCCTATCCTGTGAGTTTTAGACTTCACTCAGGCCAGTGGTTTACAGTTGAAATTCTCAGCTTGTAAAACGAAAAAGACATTTTacaacttttttattttttatacctTCTTCACTTGTTGTGTTGCCTTGTGTTGTGAGTCTCATTTTAGAAACAGATGTGTGGTTCCTGCAACAAAAATCCACCCTCAGTTGTGGTTCATTTCGTCTGGCTATtatctgatgttttttttttttttgtctgctgaTGGCTTATTGTGTGTCCCGGTTACAGTGTGTAGATATTTGTAAGATATGACTTTTCACTTTTGTTCTGCTGCTTGTGTGTAGTGTCCCCCCTGTGCCAGTCTGTGTCGGTCCACTTCCTGAGCCCCAAGCCACTGTACGTGGTCCAGGGTGACACCCTCATTCTGCGCACCGAGATTGACATCAGAACCAAAGAGGTGGTTCCCACGGTGATTTGGGAGTACGTGCCGACCCACGCCAAACATCCGACGCGGGTTAAGGTGGCGGAGTACCCGGAGCAGTCGCCGAGCGGCCGGGTGACCATGGAGGAGCAGGGAGCGGTGCTGAAGATCACCAACTTCGGACCTGGCGACAGTGGGGTCTACGCCATCAATGTGACGGACCACGTGGGACAAGTAGCCTCTGCTCAGCATGTCGTTGAAGAGTACTGTAAGATATTGATTATAATATTAAGACTTTTTTTGTTCATTCTTATCTCAAAAATGATAATATTTATACTGGATACTGTGGCAAATTGTTCCGTTGACCACATCTTTGCTCCAACCGTCACTTGTCTTCAGTGGTGTCTTATGCTGTAGATAAGCCTatcctacaccccccccccccaaaaaaaagtgtTCACTTTTGGTGCGTGACACTGTCCTGTATGAAGTGTTTCTTGTGTAGTTCACTACCTGTCTCACCATTCCCTCTGTGCTCCCCCATCTCCAGTGCCGGTGCACCACGTGTCCGTGATGGTGAACGTGTCTCACACCTCGCTTCACTGCATGGAGGCCTGGGGCACCGAGCCTGTCTTCAGCTGGCTGCACGATAACGCCAAGGCGGACGGCTCACTGGGTCAGCTCTCTGCTGACAACTCCACCCTCTACGTCACGTCGCGCCTCTGCGGCCAGTTCACCTGCGTGGTCAGGAATAAGCTGGGCCACTGCTCTGCCTCCCACAACTCCGGTAACGAATCTCTAAAGTGGAGCAGATCTTTCAGCAGATAGGATTGTCTTTAGTTAGTCTTTGTGTTTCTCTTCACATTTTATCTAGCAGTCTGTAATGTATCTTAGTATATGTGGATTCAGTCTGACCGGTAACTGAAACGTAGGAAAATGATTTACGATGCCATTTTGACTGAACATTTAAccttatattttttttaccttttcatACCAGCATAAAAATGTGTTGGTAAAATAATGAATACAAATGAAGTCTTATTTTGTGGTACAGTGTTAAGACGGTGTCAGTGAGCGTGATATGTTATTAAAGTTTAGGGTTGTACAGGATCACAgaaatgaagtgaaataaaTGAGGGAATGCCATGTAACTAGCAGTCTGTTTCAACATTCTGAAATATTTCCGTACATGCAATAgatttttaatgttcatgattTGGCCACTGCAAATGTCGGTCCCAGACACGTATGATTCATTTTGGATaacaattttttattttttttatttaaaccaGTCTTTTCGTGTCGCTACCCATTCACGCTATGTGTATTAAATCATTGTGTCACGACACCGTGACTCATTGTcctgttggctgtgtgtgttatgtgttagaACCCTGCGAGAGGAAAGGGATCGGTGGGACTGTGGCGGTAGTCTGCCTCTTCCTTCTACTCATCAGCGCAGGGGCTCTGCTCTTCCTGCTGTGGAGGTAAGCACATTAGGcctacactcaaacacaatgcCATATGCTAACATTAGGCCTCCACTCAAACACAATGCCTCATGCCAACATTAGACATTAGTCACATGCCAACATTAGACTGTTCACTCAGACCTGGAATGTAGGCATGTGGTTAAAGGAGTTGATATCTACATTGCGGTTAACGTTCTAATTTTTAGTGGTCTAAAATGCATAGCATCAGATAGCGATATAATAAATTAGCAGTTACTTAGTGTTATATTGTCTGGACTATGATCAAGGTGATTTATATAATAATTCTGCTCTTACAGTTTGTAACTTTCTTATATCGTTTGGAAGCAGGACTTGGGATAAATATGCTCAGAATCTGTAGACTAATACTTAGTAGTGATTTCCAGTCAGAAAAATACAATCCAGAAATAATAGTACATTCTAAGTCAGCAGTGGGCTTGACATCTGTTCCATGACCCTTCTGTTCAGGAGACGGCAAATCTACAGAACCAGAGGAGAAAGGCTGAGGGAAGCCTACGATGGCCCCTTATGAGGACATCTGGTGCACTCgcctgcgcgcgcgcgtgtgtgtgtgtgtgtgtgtgtgtgtgtgtgtgtcctcagaaaTCCCGTTCAGACACCCAGAATCCTCAGGAAGGGGTTTCCTGTTTGGGTCTGCATGGTGACCTCAGACTGCTGcagaaaacatacacacccaacaCGGATCAGTGTGGAGCGGATTGCTTGGCAGCAGTGTGAAGTTCTCTGGCAAAGGAGTGAACATATATCAGACTTCTCCATTCTTTTGGGTGATATTATTAGCAGCTTATTTATCACAAcatctgttgtttgttttagaCAATGATTATGTCAGTATTACTGAATGTGCTAACAGTTATGTCAATGTTGTTCAACATCACAACCGTGAAAAGAATCAGTTTTTGTAGTAATCGCTGCTAATTGTTCAAGACATTTAACACTGGAAAGTAAAAGTCTTGCATTAATATCCTGCACTTGTAAAACAGATAAGCATAGGGTTGCTTTTTTATTGTAAAATGAAGCATGGTCAGTAGTGTACagcattatattttttttatagtgGGTTTGGTATGGCGACAGTGGTATTGTAATGGCTGGGGGATGATATGTTCATTTTATATATTGACCCATATATTGATGTAGGTGGACAAATTACCCATTTGCAttggcaaaaacacacattaacttGTTTGAGATGAGGTCTGTTGTTGCTGATGGGCCAGCTGTTGAGCCTCACCCATGATGCCTTGCAGAAGTCAAAACATGATCTGTCAGAGCTAGTAGACCTAGTGCTTACATCATACTCCTGCAGCCATTAGTGGtgaataaatgtacatgtaGGTTTGTATTCAAGGCTTGCCTCTGTCACTTGCACTTCCGTGCTAGTCCCGCTGTACAGGTTCATGTTTACAGATGGAGATCACTGAAGCTTTTCATAGACAATAGTCTCAAGTGGTTTAGGGCAGCGGTTCCTTGGGGTCCGCgacatagacatagtatactatagacatagtatactatagacatagtatactatgtctatggtccgcgacgccttgcctgggggtccacgtaaaagtctggcttccaaaggttttttatttttttttattcattgcaatacagtatacaaaacatcTAGACTAATGTTACACGGTGTACCGATACTAGAAACGTTTTGAAAGGTATAAGTAtagttacttcattaaaataccacgcaatcagagcgcattcactgttccgctccctgtcaggctgcctgcacgcattgactgaaagggcggggctgcccaattctcacacatgcaacagacagccttcactcacagcgagtgatctcaggggagacatggcctcatgggcaggagctctggccgaccgtcctcggcttgttttaaaaaaaataagtgagaTCTGGAAATACTTCGGATACgaagcagactgtgaaggaaagcccatcgacacacagagacccgtctgtaaaacatgcttcaaagccactcaggcaaagggaggtaacacgtcaaatatggctcacagacagacacaaccgaacttttcagagagttcaaagaacgacaggttagcaaatgtgattataaacatgaacacccccaaggtcacccatatacagcctaacat
The DNA window shown above is from Clupea harengus chromosome 11, Ch_v2.0.2, whole genome shotgun sequence and carries:
- the LOC105901678 gene encoding uncharacterized protein LOC105901678 isoform X3: MTNDLAVSFLTTGSLYVALGQTLVLEATVDKSPDVNVVLVTWERNNPTGSLRLAEYPGRIFNPRVTLEREGEWIRLSDVQESDYGNYTVSVTDSYGTQKHDMKIVLKAEKPPEASVVLLCDVSREEAQWDSPVFTWLVDGVELTNQTANMSDGGSKLHLQGMKGHNYTCISNSSLGTSVSHFIIPECTECPSCSNDVAIAMTIEAMIVLVISVLSCYVLMKQKKLSF
- the LOC105901678 gene encoding peroxidasin-like protein isoform X1, with protein sequence MELKTQSSLWTCFLMLGLLSPLCQSVSVHFLSPKPLYVVQGDTLILRTEIDIRTKEVVPTVIWEYVPTHAKHPTRVKVAEYPEQSPSGRVTMEEQGAVLKITNFGPGDSGVYAINVTDHVGQVASAQHVVEEYLPVHHVSVMVNVSHTSLHCMEAWGTEPVFSWLHDNAKADGSLGQLSADNSTLYVTSRLCGQFTCVVRNKLGHCSASHNSEPCERKGIGGTVAVVCLFLLLISAGALLFLLWRRRQIYRTRGERLREAYDGPL
- the LOC105901678 gene encoding uncharacterized protein LOC105901678 isoform X2 — translated: MNQLAQMWIAIFFSSVNTLQTYSSPMTNDLAVSFLTTGSLYVALGQTLVLEATVDKSPDVNVVLVTWERNNPTGSLRLAEYPGRIFNPRVTLEREGEWIRLSDVQESDYGNYTVSVTDSYGTQKHDMKIVLKAEKPPEASVVLLCDVSREEAQWDSPVFTWLVDGVELTNQTANMSDGGSKLHLQGMKGHNYTCISNSSLGTSVSHFIIPECTECPSCSNDVAIAMTIEAMIVLVISVLSCYVLMKQKKLSF